In Solanum pennellii chromosome 3, SPENNV200, a single window of DNA contains:
- the LOC107013039 gene encoding probable polygalacturonase: protein MFIHSKAFCSSMELYHKSTCHFLGKLIVVLTWGILCLRAAECIEYEALSCRKHTALLTDFGGKGDGKTSNTEAFRKAIHELSKFATDGGAQLIVPPGKWLTGPFNLTSKFTLYIHQDAVLLVSQDEAEWDLIPPLPSYGIGRDNPGPRFISFIFGTNLTDVVITGGNGTIDGQGQLWWTKFRQGQMKNTRPYMIEIMFSDHVQISNLTLINSPSWNVHPIYSSFVIIKGLTILAPFHAPNTDGIDPDSCSNTRIEDCYIVSGDDCIAVKSGYDEYGIAFGMPTKHLIIRNLTCISPSSAVIALGSEMSGGIQDVRAENIGAIGSESGLRIKTAIGRGAYVKDVFVRGMTLQTMKYTFWITGDYGAHPDDHYDRKAIPVIQGINIKDTVANNVTIAGKLAGIDGDTFNGICISNVAIEMSQQANQLPWNCSNIKGVSSQVTPQPCALLPDKKIDCPFPTDTLPVDNIQFQTCAAATTMH, encoded by the exons ATGTTCATTCATTCGAAAGCTTTTTGTTCATCAATGGAGTTGTATCACAAATCAACATGCCAT TTTCTAGGGAAATTGATAGTCGTTTTGACATGGGGAATACTTTGTCTTAGAGCAGCGGAATGTATTGAGTATGAAGCTTTAAGTTGTCGAAAACACACAGCATTATTGACAGATTTTGGAGGCAAAGGTGACGGAAAAACATCGAACACAGAGGCATTTCGAAAAGCTATACATGAATTGAGCAAATTTGCAACAGATGGGGGAGCACAGCTCATTGTTCCTCCTGGGAAATGGTTAACAGGGCCATTCAATCTAACTAGTAAATTCACTCTTTATATACACCAGGATGCTGTCCTTCTAGTTTCTCAG GATGAGGCAGAGTGGGATTTAATTCCACCATTGCCATCTTATGGAATAGGAAGGGATAATCCAGGACCAAGGTTTATCAGTTTCATTTTTGGAACAAACTTGACTGATGTAGTCATTACAG GTGGAAATGGCACCATAGATGGTCAAGGTCAACTGTGGTGGACTAAATTTCGACAAGGTCAAATGAAAAACACCCGACCTTACATGATTGAGATCATGTTTTCTGATCATGTTCAGATTTCCAATCTTACATTGATCAATTCTCCTTCATGGAATGTCCATCCTATTTACAGCAG TTTTGTGATAATTAAGGGATTAACAATCCTTGCACCATTTCATGCCCCAAATACAGATGGGATTGACCCAG ATTCTTGTTCCAACACAAGAATTGAAGATTGCTACATAGTGTCAGGGGATGATTGCATAGCAGTGAAAAGTGGCTATGATGAATATGGGATAGCATTTGGAATGCCTACAAAGCACCTAATCATAAGAAACCTCACCTGCATATCACCTAGTAGTGCAGTCATTGCTCTGGGAAGCGAAATGTCCGGTGGCATTCAAGATGTGAGAGCTGAAAACATTGGAGCAATTGGTTCTGAATCAGGGCTGAGGATCAAAACTGCTATAGGAAGAGGGGCTTACGTTAAAGACGTGTTTGTGAGAGGAATGACATTGCAGACAATGAAATATACCTTTTGGATAACAGGCGATTATGGGGCTCATCCTGACGATCATTATGATCGGAAAGCAATTCCTGTCATTCAAGGAATCAATATAAAAGACACTGTAGCAAATAATGTGACAATAGCAGGGAAATTAGCGGGGATAGATGGTGATACCTTCAACGGAATTTGCATATCGAATGTGGCCATCGAGATGTCACAACAGGCTAATCAACTACCATGGAACTGCAGTAATATCAAAGGTGTTTCTAGCCAAGTCACTCCTCAGCCCTGTGCTCTGTTGCCTGATAAGAAAATTGATTGTCCTTTTCCCACTGATACTTTGCCTGTTGATAACATTCAGTTCCAGACTTGTGCTGCAGCTACTACCATGCATTAA
- the LOC107012889 gene encoding beta-carotene hydroxylase 1, chloroplastic-like isoform X1, whose protein sequence is MAAGISASASSRTIRLRHNPFLSPKSASTAPPVLFFSPLTRNFGTILLSRRKPRLAVLFVLENEKLNSAIQSESEVIEDRIQVEINEEKSLAASWLAEKLARKKSERFTYLVAAVMSSLGITSMAILAVYYRFSWQMEGGEVPFSEMLATFTLSFGAAVGMEYWARWAHRALWHASLWHMHESHHRPREGPFEMNDVFAITNAVPAIALLSYGFFHKGIVPGLCFGAGLGITVFGMAYMFVHDGLVHKRFPVGPIANVPYFRRVAAAHQLHHSDKFDGVPYGLFLGPKELEEVGGLEELEKEVNRRIKISKGLL, encoded by the exons ATGGCGGCCGGAATTTCAGCCTCCGCTAGTTCCCGAACCATTCGCCTCCGTCATAACCCGTTTCTCAGTCCAAAATCCGCCTCAACCGCCCCGCCGGTTCTGTTCTTCTCTCCGTTAACTCGCAATTTTGGCACAATTTTGCTGTCTAGAAGAAAGCCGAGATTGGCGGTTCTTTTTGTGCTGGAGAATGAGAAATTGAATAGTGCTATCCAAAGTGAGAGTgaagtaatagaggatcggatACAAGTAGAGATTAATGAGGAGAAGAGTTTAGCTGCCAGTTGGCTGGCGGAAAAATTGGCGAGGAAGAAATCGGAGAGGTTTACTTATCTTGTGGCAGCTGTGATGTCTAGTTTGGGGATTACTTCTATGGCGATTTTGGCGGTTTATTACAGATTTTCATGGCAAATGGAg GGTGGAGAAGTGCCTTTTTCTGAAATGTTAGCTACATTCACTCTCTCGTTTGGCGCTGCC GTAGGAATGGAGTACTGGGCGAGATGGGCTCATAGAGCACTATGGCATGCATCTTTATGGCACATGCACGAG TCGCACCATAGACCAAGAGAAGGACCTTTTGAGATGAACGACGTTTTCGCCATAACAAATGCTGTTCCAGCTATAGCTCTTCTTTCCTACGGTTTCTTCCATAAAGGGATCGTCCCTGGCCTCTGTTTCGGCGCT GGATTGGGGATCACAGTATTTGGGATGGCTTACATGTTCGTTCACGATGGACTGGTTCATAAGAGATTTCCCGTAGGGCCTATTGCCAATGTGCCTTACTTTCGGAGGGTAGCTGCAGCACATCAG CTTCATCACTCGGACAAATTTGATGGTGTCCCATATGGCTTGTTCCTAGGACCTAAG GAATTGGAAGAAGTAGGAGGACTTGAAGAGTTGGAAAAGGAAGTCAACCGAAGAATTAAAATTTCTAAGGGATTATTATGA
- the LOC107012889 gene encoding beta-carotene hydroxylase 1, chloroplastic-like isoform X2 produces MAAGISASASSRTIRLRHNPFLSPKSASTAPPVLFFSPLTRNFGTILLSRRKPRLAVLFVLENEKLNSAIQSESEVIEDRIQVEINEEKSLAASWLAEKLARKKSERFTYLVAAVMSSLGITSMAILAVYYRFSWQMEVGMEYWARWAHRALWHASLWHMHESHHRPREGPFEMNDVFAITNAVPAIALLSYGFFHKGIVPGLCFGAGLGITVFGMAYMFVHDGLVHKRFPVGPIANVPYFRRVAAAHQLHHSDKFDGVPYGLFLGPKELEEVGGLEELEKEVNRRIKISKGLL; encoded by the exons ATGGCGGCCGGAATTTCAGCCTCCGCTAGTTCCCGAACCATTCGCCTCCGTCATAACCCGTTTCTCAGTCCAAAATCCGCCTCAACCGCCCCGCCGGTTCTGTTCTTCTCTCCGTTAACTCGCAATTTTGGCACAATTTTGCTGTCTAGAAGAAAGCCGAGATTGGCGGTTCTTTTTGTGCTGGAGAATGAGAAATTGAATAGTGCTATCCAAAGTGAGAGTgaagtaatagaggatcggatACAAGTAGAGATTAATGAGGAGAAGAGTTTAGCTGCCAGTTGGCTGGCGGAAAAATTGGCGAGGAAGAAATCGGAGAGGTTTACTTATCTTGTGGCAGCTGTGATGTCTAGTTTGGGGATTACTTCTATGGCGATTTTGGCGGTTTATTACAGATTTTCATGGCAAATGGAg GTAGGAATGGAGTACTGGGCGAGATGGGCTCATAGAGCACTATGGCATGCATCTTTATGGCACATGCACGAG TCGCACCATAGACCAAGAGAAGGACCTTTTGAGATGAACGACGTTTTCGCCATAACAAATGCTGTTCCAGCTATAGCTCTTCTTTCCTACGGTTTCTTCCATAAAGGGATCGTCCCTGGCCTCTGTTTCGGCGCT GGATTGGGGATCACAGTATTTGGGATGGCTTACATGTTCGTTCACGATGGACTGGTTCATAAGAGATTTCCCGTAGGGCCTATTGCCAATGTGCCTTACTTTCGGAGGGTAGCTGCAGCACATCAG CTTCATCACTCGGACAAATTTGATGGTGTCCCATATGGCTTGTTCCTAGGACCTAAG GAATTGGAAGAAGTAGGAGGACTTGAAGAGTTGGAAAAGGAAGTCAACCGAAGAATTAAAATTTCTAAGGGATTATTATGA
- the LOC107014918 gene encoding uncharacterized protein LOC107014918, with protein sequence MELSAIMSPANYLGKNSSYSQAITLTNRRQIVHSSKLKYVRTTSPSLKLPPVTTDCDNAEVIDARECKGKEWIHFVGVGGCGLSALAMLALKQGYEVSGSDMMWSDAMDALREAGARVYIGHSELNLRKNNGLVPDALVVSSAIRGGNVEIFHAESVGIPVYKRGAWLGRITKGYNLIAVSGSHGKTTTASMLAYVLDAMGDDLTAVIGARVPQLAERNIIRGTGCNFVLEADEYDSCFLGVTPQIAVVTNVDWEHVDMFQDEEAVKTIFRKFIGQIRVGGHLILCGDSPVACSLVNKTGSGSALPVLHNDAFQISTYGISSCNDWHALSISPNSCGGSDYQLLHKGHHIADISLQMPGVHNVLNSLAVIATINALSTDEKNFLSSIASLKLRLQNFEGVSRRFERIGTVRGCHIYDDYAHHPTEIQATLQAARQRFPFQELVVIFQPHTYSRLAALKDDFAIAFTNADRVVITEIYEARETNLWKINGRDLAVSIVGPPSEFVPSLIQVLEMLVVHISKDPDHETVIMTLGAGNITSVGRKLLIELQHRLL encoded by the exons ATGGAACTCTCGGCAATAATGTCGCCGGCGAATTACCTAGGAAAAAATTCCAGTTATTCTCAAGCAATTACTCTCACAAATCGCCGCCAAATAGTTCACAGTAGCAAATTAAAATACGTTCGAACAACTTCCCCTTCTTTGAAATTACCCCCAGTGACTACGGATTGCGACAATGCAGAAGTCATCGATGCAAGAGAGTGCAAAGGGAAGGAATGGATTCACTTTGTCGGCGTCGGAGGTTGTGGTTTGTCCGCTCTCGCCATGCTTGCTCTCAAACAA GGTTATGAGGTCAGTGGTTCTGATATGATGTGGAGCGATGCCATGGACGCATTGCGAGAAGCAGGTGCCCGAGTGTATATAGGTCATTCTGAGCTTAACTTAAGAAAGAATAATGGGTTGGTGCCTGATGCCCTTGTTGTGTCAAGTGCGATTCGTGGGGGCAATGTGGAGATTTTTCATGCCGAGTCTGTTGGAATACCTGT GTACAAGCGAGGAGCTTGGTTGGGTAGGATCACCAAAGGTTACAACCTCATTGCTGTCAGTGGGAGCCATG GGAAGACTACCACCGCTAGTATGCTTGCTTATGTATTAGATGCAATGGGGGATGATCTTACAGCTGTAATTGGGGCTCGGGTACCACAG CTAGCTGAAAGAAACATCATCCGTGGAACTGGTTGCAACTTTGTACTGGAG GCTGATGAATATGACTCTTGCTTCCTTGGAGTAACACCTCAAATAGCTGTGGTAACAAATGTAGATTGGGAACATGTAGACATGTTTCAAGACGAG GAAGCAGTTAAAACTATTTTCAGGAAGTTCATAGGGCAGATAAGGGTTGGAGGACATTTAATTTTATGCGGTGATAG TCCTGTTGCATGTTCTTTGGTCAACAAAACGGGCTCAGGCTCTGCTCTTCCAGTTCTTCACAATGATGCATTCCAGATTTCAACTTACGGAATTTCTAGTTGTAACGATTGGCATGCCTTATCAATATCCCCAAACTCTTGTGGGGGTAGTGACTATCAGCTG CTTCACAAGGGACATCATATTGCAGACATCAGCCTACAAATGCCTGGAGTCCACAATGTTCTTAATTCATTAGCA GTCATTGCAACAATCAATGCTCTTTCTACGGATGAGAAAAACTTTCTTAGTTCCATTGCTTCTTTGAAATTACGCTTGCAAAATTTTGAAGGTGTTTCTAGACGTTTTGAGAGGATAGGTACAGTCCGTGGGTGCCATATATATGATGACTATGCTCATCATCCCACCGAGATTCAAGCTACTCTTCAAGCAGCACGCCAGAGGTTTCCATTTCAAGAACTTGTAGTAATATTTCAGCCTCATACATACAG TCGTTTAGCAGCATTGAAAGATGACTTTGCTATTGCATTCACTAATGCGGACAGGGTTGTGATAACAGAG ATTTATGAAGCCAGAGAAACAAATCTGTGGAAGATCAATGGACGCGATCTTGCAGTATCTATAGTTGGCCCACCATCTGAGTTTGTCCCTTCCCTG ATACAGGTGTTGGAAATGCTG